AGTGTACTATCTTCGCTTGACTATGAAAGACTTTTAGCTTGCCACAGAGAGCAAAATGCAGTGGCTACTATGTGCATAAGAAAAGATAGCTATCAAATACCTTATGGTGTTATAGAGGTAGATGATGAAAATAACATAAAAGCAATGAAAGAAAAACCAATAAAGGAATTTTTTATAAATACTGGAATATATGTACTAGAGCCTGAAGTTTTAGGGTTTGTGCCAAAAGATGAGTTTTTTGATTTACCTAGTTTGTTTGATGTGTTGAAAAATGAGGGCAAAAGTATTAAAAGTTTTGAAATTACGGACTATTGGATAGACATGGGGAAGCCTAGTGATTATAAAGCAATTATAGAAAAAATGGAAAGTCCTATTGAATAAATCTTTATTTAAAAATTCATTTGTTTATGTGTTTGGCGATGTGCTAAACAAAGCCGTACCCTTTTTCATGCTGCCAGTGCTTACCAGATACTTAACCCCCGAAGATTATGGGATTATTTCAGTATTTGCTGTTCTTGTATCAATACTTGCAGTATTTACAGGGCTTAGTATTCACGGGGCTATAAATGTGAACTTTTTTAAGATGCAAAAAGATGAACTGAAAGTTTTTGTTGGAAATTGTCTTATTATCTTAAATATATCTACTTTGTTTGTATTTGTAGTTGTTTATTTGTTGCATCCTATTATTTTAGAAAGATTAGCTATGGAGATGGAGTGGTTGATTATAGCAGTTGTATTAGCATTTGCTCAATTCCTGACGACTATAAATCTTTTGTTGTGGATGGCAGAGCAAAGACCCAAGCCATACAGTGCGTATCAAATATCGCAAACTTTTACTGTGACAGCATTATCATTACTAATGGTCGTTGGCTTTGGTATGAACTGGGAAGGGCGGCTTCTGGCGACTGCTATAGGGACATTGC
Above is a window of Sulfurospirillum tamanense DNA encoding:
- a CDS encoding sugar phosphate nucleotidyltransferase, with the translated sequence SVLSSLDYERLLACHREQNAVATMCIRKDSYQIPYGVIEVDDENNIKAMKEKPIKEFFINTGIYVLEPEVLGFVPKDEFFDLPSLFDVLKNEGKSIKSFEITDYWIDMGKPSDYKAIIEKMESPIE